One Capricornis sumatraensis isolate serow.1 chromosome 8, serow.2, whole genome shotgun sequence genomic region harbors:
- the EML3 gene encoding echinoderm microtubule-associated protein-like 3 isoform X1: MDGAGGPGEGPAQEALQSLSRRLQVQEKEMELVKAALAEALRLLRLQAPPTSLQDPGTLGPPRDSSPAAPPGLPPTCSPSLVSRGTQTEAEMEVEASPGPPGLSNGPPVPPGGSEEPSGTQSEGGGSSSSGTGSPGPPGILRLAQPPQRIDAPRRNSSSSSPSERPRQKLSRKAASSANLLLRSGSTESRGGKDSLSSPGGPGSRRSNYNLEGISVKMFLRGRPITMYIPSGIRSVEELPSGPPPETLSLDWVYGYRGRDSRSNLFVLRSGEVVYFIACVVVLYRPGGGPGGPGGGGQRHYRGHTDCVRCLAVHPDGVRVASGQTAGVDKDGKPLQPVVHVWDSETLLKLQEIGLGAFERGVGALAFSVADQGAFLCVVDDSNEHMLSVWDCSRGTKLAEIKSTNDSVLAVGFNPRDSSSIVTSGKSHVHFWNWNGGTGVPGNGMLTRKQGVFGKYKKPKFISCFVFLPDGDILTGDSEGNILTWGRSLSDSRTPGRGGAKETYGIVAQAHAHEGSIFALCLRRDGTVLSGGGRDRRLVQWGPGLVALQEAEIPEHFGAVRAIAEGPGSELLVGTTKNALLRGDLAQGFSPVIQGHTDELWGLCTHPFQNRFLTCGHDRQLCLWDGEGHALAWSIDLKETGLCADFHPSGAVVAVGLNTGRWLVLDTETREIVSDITDGNEQLSVVRYSPDGLYLAIGSHDNMIYIYSVSSDGAKSSRFGRCVGHSSFITHLDWSKDGNFIMSNSGDYEILYWDVAGGCKLLRNRYESRDREWATYTCVLGFHVYGVWPDGSDGTDINSLCRSHNERVVAVADDFCKVHLFQYPCAHAKAPSLVYGGHGSHVTSVRFTHDDSHLISLGGKDASIFQWRVLGAGGTGPVPTTPSRTPSLSPASSLDV; the protein is encoded by the exons ATGGACGGGGCCGGGGGGCCCG GTGAGGGCCCGGCTCAGGAGGCCCTGCAGTCCTTGAGCCGGCGGCTTCAggtgcaggagaaggagatggagcTGGTGAAGGCAGCCTTGGCAGAAGCTCTTCGCCTGCTGCGGCTGCAGgcaccccccacctccctgcagGACCCTGGCACCCTGGGCCCTCCAAGGGACAG CAGCCCCGCAGCCCCCCCAGGACTGCCACCCACATGCAGCCCCTCCTTGGTGAGCCGAGGCACCCAGACGGAAGCAGAGATGGAGGTGGAAGCATCCCCTGGCCCCCCCGGGCTGAGCAACGGGCCCCCAGTCCCTCCGGGGGGCAGTGAAGAACCTAGCGGGACCCAGTCTGAAGGagggggcagcagcagcagtggcacaggctcccccggccccccAGGGATCCTCAGGCTGGCTCAGCCCCCGCAGCGCATTGACGC GCCACGGAGAAATTCTTCCTCCTCGTCGCCTTCAGAACGGCCTCGCCAGAAACTCTCCCGGAAGGCAGCTTCCTCGGCCAACCTGTTGTTGCGGTCAGGGAGCACAGAGAG CCGTGGGGGAAAAGACTCCCTCTCCAGCCCTGGCGGTCCTGGCTCTCGGAGGAGCAATTACAATTTAG AAGGCATCTCAGTGAAGATGTTCCTCCGAGGCCGCCCCATTACCATGTACATCCCGTCTGGCATCCGCAGCGTGGAGGAGCTGCCCAGCGGCCCACCCCCGGAGACCCTCAGCCTTGACTGGGT GTATGGGTACCGGGGTCGTGACTCCCGCTCTAATCTGTTTGTGCTGCGCTCTGGGGAGGTGGTCTACTTTATCGCCTGTGTGGTGGTGCTGTACCGACCCGGGGGGGGCCCCGGGGGCCCTGGAGGTGGTGGTCAGAGACATTACCGGGGGCACACAGACTGTGTTCGATG CCTGGCTGTTCACCCTGATGGTGTGCGTGTAGCCTCAGGACAGACAGCCGGCGTGGATAAAGATGGAAAG CCCCTGCAGCCTGTGGTTCACGTCTGGGACTCCGAGACGCTGCTGAAGCTGCAGGAGATTGGACTGGGGGCCTTCGAGCGGGGTGTGGGGGCCCTGGCCTTTTCAGTTGCG GATCAGGGCGCTTTCCTCTGTGTGGTGGATGATTCCAACGAGCACATGCTGTCGGTGTGGGACTGCAGCCGGGGCACGAAGCTGGCTGAGATCAAG AGTACAAACGACTCAGTCCTCGCCGTTGGCTTCAACCCTCGTGACAGCAGCAGCATCGTCACCAGTGGGAAATCCCACGTCCACTTCTGGAACTGGAATGGTGGAACAGGGGTTCCTGGGAACGGGATGCTCACCAGGAAACAGGGTGTCTTTGGG AAATACAAGAAGCCCAAGTTTATCTCCTGCTTTGTGTTCCTCCCCGATGGAGACATTCTCACTGGGGACTCAGAGGGGAACATCCTCACCTGGGGGCGGAGCCTCTCCGATTCCAGGAccccaggcaggggtggggccaAAG AGACCTATGGGATTGTGGCCCAGGCCCACGCGCATGAAGGTTCCATCTTCGCCCTGTGTCTCCGGCGGGACGGGACTGTGCTGAGTGGTGGTGGGCGGGACCGCCGGCTGGTCCAGTGGGGGCCCGGGTTGGTGGCCCTTCAGGAGGCGGAG ATTCCTGAACACTTTGGGGCCGTGCGGGCCATCGCAGAGGGGCCTGGCTCTGAGCTGCTGGTGGGCACCACGAAGAATGCGTTGCTGCGGGGAGATCTGGCCCAGGGCTTCTCCCCTGTAATCCAG GGTCACACGGATGAGCTCTGGGGGCTCTGCACACATCCCTTCCAGAACCGTTTCCTCACCTGTGGCCATGACCGGCAGCTCTGCCTCTGGGACGGGGAGGGCCATGCCCTGGCCTGGAGCATCGACCTCAAG gaGACTGGTCTCTGTGCTGACTTCCACCCCAGTGGGGCAGTTGTGGCCGTAGGACTGAAcacagggag GTGGCTGGTTTTGGATACAGAGACCAGAGAGATTGTGTCTGACATCACCGACGGCAATGAGCAGCTATCAGTGGTCCGGTACAGCCCAG ATGGGTTGTACCTGGCCATCGGTTCCCATGACAACATGATCTACATCTATAGCGTTTCCAGTGACGGTGCCAAGTCCAGCCGTTTTGGCCGCTGTGTG GGTCACTCCAGCTTCATCACTCACCTTGACTGGTCCAAGGATGGGAACTTCATCATGTCCAATTCTGGGGACTATGAGATCCTTTACT GGGATGTGGCTGGAGGCTGTAAGCTGCTGAGGAATCGCTATGAGAGCCGAGACCGGGAGTGGGCCACCTACACCTGCGTGCTGGGCTTCCATGTCTACG GCGTGTGGCCAGATGGCTCGGATGGAACTGACATCAACTCCCTGTGCCGCTCCCACAATGAGCGCGTCGTGGCCGTTGCCGACGACTTCTGCAAAGTGCACCTCTTCCAGTACCCGTGCGCGCACGCCAAG GCGCCGAGCCTCGTGTACGGTGGTCACGGCAGCCACGTGACCAGCGTCCGGTTCACGCACGACGACTCGCACCTCATCTCGCTGGGCGGCAAGGACGCCAGCATCTTCCAGTGGCGAGTGTTGGGCGCTGGGGGAACGGGGCCGGTGCCCACCACGCCCTCTCGAaccccctccctgtcccctgcctcctctcttgACGTCTGA
- the EML3 gene encoding echinoderm microtubule-associated protein-like 3 isoform X2, whose product MDGAGGPGEGPAQEALQSLSRRLQVQEKEMELVKAALAEALRLLRLQAPPTSLQDPGTLGPPRDSPAAPPGLPPTCSPSLVSRGTQTEAEMEVEASPGPPGLSNGPPVPPGGSEEPSGTQSEGGGSSSSGTGSPGPPGILRLAQPPQRIDAPRRNSSSSSPSERPRQKLSRKAASSANLLLRSGSTESRGGKDSLSSPGGPGSRRSNYNLEGISVKMFLRGRPITMYIPSGIRSVEELPSGPPPETLSLDWVYGYRGRDSRSNLFVLRSGEVVYFIACVVVLYRPGGGPGGPGGGGQRHYRGHTDCVRCLAVHPDGVRVASGQTAGVDKDGKPLQPVVHVWDSETLLKLQEIGLGAFERGVGALAFSVADQGAFLCVVDDSNEHMLSVWDCSRGTKLAEIKSTNDSVLAVGFNPRDSSSIVTSGKSHVHFWNWNGGTGVPGNGMLTRKQGVFGKYKKPKFISCFVFLPDGDILTGDSEGNILTWGRSLSDSRTPGRGGAKETYGIVAQAHAHEGSIFALCLRRDGTVLSGGGRDRRLVQWGPGLVALQEAEIPEHFGAVRAIAEGPGSELLVGTTKNALLRGDLAQGFSPVIQGHTDELWGLCTHPFQNRFLTCGHDRQLCLWDGEGHALAWSIDLKETGLCADFHPSGAVVAVGLNTGRWLVLDTETREIVSDITDGNEQLSVVRYSPDGLYLAIGSHDNMIYIYSVSSDGAKSSRFGRCVGHSSFITHLDWSKDGNFIMSNSGDYEILYWDVAGGCKLLRNRYESRDREWATYTCVLGFHVYGVWPDGSDGTDINSLCRSHNERVVAVADDFCKVHLFQYPCAHAKAPSLVYGGHGSHVTSVRFTHDDSHLISLGGKDASIFQWRVLGAGGTGPVPTTPSRTPSLSPASSLDV is encoded by the exons ATGGACGGGGCCGGGGGGCCCG GTGAGGGCCCGGCTCAGGAGGCCCTGCAGTCCTTGAGCCGGCGGCTTCAggtgcaggagaaggagatggagcTGGTGAAGGCAGCCTTGGCAGAAGCTCTTCGCCTGCTGCGGCTGCAGgcaccccccacctccctgcagGACCCTGGCACCCTGGGCCCTCCAAGGGACAG CCCCGCAGCCCCCCCAGGACTGCCACCCACATGCAGCCCCTCCTTGGTGAGCCGAGGCACCCAGACGGAAGCAGAGATGGAGGTGGAAGCATCCCCTGGCCCCCCCGGGCTGAGCAACGGGCCCCCAGTCCCTCCGGGGGGCAGTGAAGAACCTAGCGGGACCCAGTCTGAAGGagggggcagcagcagcagtggcacaggctcccccggccccccAGGGATCCTCAGGCTGGCTCAGCCCCCGCAGCGCATTGACGC GCCACGGAGAAATTCTTCCTCCTCGTCGCCTTCAGAACGGCCTCGCCAGAAACTCTCCCGGAAGGCAGCTTCCTCGGCCAACCTGTTGTTGCGGTCAGGGAGCACAGAGAG CCGTGGGGGAAAAGACTCCCTCTCCAGCCCTGGCGGTCCTGGCTCTCGGAGGAGCAATTACAATTTAG AAGGCATCTCAGTGAAGATGTTCCTCCGAGGCCGCCCCATTACCATGTACATCCCGTCTGGCATCCGCAGCGTGGAGGAGCTGCCCAGCGGCCCACCCCCGGAGACCCTCAGCCTTGACTGGGT GTATGGGTACCGGGGTCGTGACTCCCGCTCTAATCTGTTTGTGCTGCGCTCTGGGGAGGTGGTCTACTTTATCGCCTGTGTGGTGGTGCTGTACCGACCCGGGGGGGGCCCCGGGGGCCCTGGAGGTGGTGGTCAGAGACATTACCGGGGGCACACAGACTGTGTTCGATG CCTGGCTGTTCACCCTGATGGTGTGCGTGTAGCCTCAGGACAGACAGCCGGCGTGGATAAAGATGGAAAG CCCCTGCAGCCTGTGGTTCACGTCTGGGACTCCGAGACGCTGCTGAAGCTGCAGGAGATTGGACTGGGGGCCTTCGAGCGGGGTGTGGGGGCCCTGGCCTTTTCAGTTGCG GATCAGGGCGCTTTCCTCTGTGTGGTGGATGATTCCAACGAGCACATGCTGTCGGTGTGGGACTGCAGCCGGGGCACGAAGCTGGCTGAGATCAAG AGTACAAACGACTCAGTCCTCGCCGTTGGCTTCAACCCTCGTGACAGCAGCAGCATCGTCACCAGTGGGAAATCCCACGTCCACTTCTGGAACTGGAATGGTGGAACAGGGGTTCCTGGGAACGGGATGCTCACCAGGAAACAGGGTGTCTTTGGG AAATACAAGAAGCCCAAGTTTATCTCCTGCTTTGTGTTCCTCCCCGATGGAGACATTCTCACTGGGGACTCAGAGGGGAACATCCTCACCTGGGGGCGGAGCCTCTCCGATTCCAGGAccccaggcaggggtggggccaAAG AGACCTATGGGATTGTGGCCCAGGCCCACGCGCATGAAGGTTCCATCTTCGCCCTGTGTCTCCGGCGGGACGGGACTGTGCTGAGTGGTGGTGGGCGGGACCGCCGGCTGGTCCAGTGGGGGCCCGGGTTGGTGGCCCTTCAGGAGGCGGAG ATTCCTGAACACTTTGGGGCCGTGCGGGCCATCGCAGAGGGGCCTGGCTCTGAGCTGCTGGTGGGCACCACGAAGAATGCGTTGCTGCGGGGAGATCTGGCCCAGGGCTTCTCCCCTGTAATCCAG GGTCACACGGATGAGCTCTGGGGGCTCTGCACACATCCCTTCCAGAACCGTTTCCTCACCTGTGGCCATGACCGGCAGCTCTGCCTCTGGGACGGGGAGGGCCATGCCCTGGCCTGGAGCATCGACCTCAAG gaGACTGGTCTCTGTGCTGACTTCCACCCCAGTGGGGCAGTTGTGGCCGTAGGACTGAAcacagggag GTGGCTGGTTTTGGATACAGAGACCAGAGAGATTGTGTCTGACATCACCGACGGCAATGAGCAGCTATCAGTGGTCCGGTACAGCCCAG ATGGGTTGTACCTGGCCATCGGTTCCCATGACAACATGATCTACATCTATAGCGTTTCCAGTGACGGTGCCAAGTCCAGCCGTTTTGGCCGCTGTGTG GGTCACTCCAGCTTCATCACTCACCTTGACTGGTCCAAGGATGGGAACTTCATCATGTCCAATTCTGGGGACTATGAGATCCTTTACT GGGATGTGGCTGGAGGCTGTAAGCTGCTGAGGAATCGCTATGAGAGCCGAGACCGGGAGTGGGCCACCTACACCTGCGTGCTGGGCTTCCATGTCTACG GCGTGTGGCCAGATGGCTCGGATGGAACTGACATCAACTCCCTGTGCCGCTCCCACAATGAGCGCGTCGTGGCCGTTGCCGACGACTTCTGCAAAGTGCACCTCTTCCAGTACCCGTGCGCGCACGCCAAG GCGCCGAGCCTCGTGTACGGTGGTCACGGCAGCCACGTGACCAGCGTCCGGTTCACGCACGACGACTCGCACCTCATCTCGCTGGGCGGCAAGGACGCCAGCATCTTCCAGTGGCGAGTGTTGGGCGCTGGGGGAACGGGGCCGGTGCCCACCACGCCCTCTCGAaccccctccctgtcccctgcctcctctcttgACGTCTGA